In Verrucomicrobiia bacterium, a genomic segment contains:
- a CDS encoding response regulator transcription factor — MTTKILFIEDDADLAHGISVFLDADFDLSITSNGTKGLKQFKRQAYDLVMLDLSLPDMPGLKVCQKIRQLDKEVPIFVLTGTTDTEVQIELLNAGADDYLVKPFDGRQLKARISALLRRSGLASPAVLRTHDLIMDTQKRKVRRGTETLSLRRKEYDILEYLMRNKGQIVTKATLFDHVWGKGVRPSSIDVHIKHLRDKVDRPFEVPLIETAHGVGYSVKDIPPQ; from the coding sequence ATGACCACAAAAATTCTTTTTATAGAGGACGATGCCGATTTAGCACACGGCATTAGTGTTTTTTTGGACGCTGACTTTGATCTGAGTATTACCTCAAATGGGACCAAAGGTCTGAAACAATTTAAGCGTCAAGCATATGATCTTGTCATGCTAGACCTCAGTTTGCCTGACATGCCAGGACTCAAGGTTTGCCAGAAGATTCGCCAGCTAGATAAAGAAGTGCCCATCTTTGTTTTAACCGGCACTACAGATACCGAGGTTCAGATCGAACTACTGAATGCCGGCGCAGATGACTACCTGGTAAAACCCTTTGATGGACGGCAGTTAAAGGCACGCATCAGCGCCCTGCTCCGCCGCAGCGGATTAGCAAGCCCGGCAGTCCTCAGAACACACGATCTGATTATGGACACCCAAAAGCGGAAGGTCAGACGAGGCACAGAAACCTTATCATTACGACGAAAAGAGTACGACATACTGGAATACCTTATGCGCAATAAGGGTCAGATTGTCACTAAGGCTACTCTGTTTGACCATGTATGGGGCAAAGGCGTCCGCCCCAGCAGCATAGACGTCCACATAAAACACTTGCGAGACAAAGTGGACCGCCCTTTTGAGGTGCCTTTAATTGAAACCGCACATGGTGTTGGCTATTCTGTCAAAGATATTCCCCCACAGTAA
- the greA gene encoding transcription elongation factor GreA: MLRKSFYLTKSGIETLKIELEGLKKQRAPIAERIKAAREFGDLSENAEYSSACQEQERVESRITEIEYILRNAQVIQQPKNGNKVQLGSRVIVRNQEVSEQKFKIVGTVEADPLNGLISDESPLGQALLGKAIGEKIEVASRAGITIFVILEIG; the protein is encoded by the coding sequence TTGCTAAGGAAATCGTTCTATCTGACTAAATCAGGCATAGAGACACTCAAGATTGAGCTTGAGGGCCTGAAGAAGCAGCGCGCTCCGATTGCCGAACGAATCAAAGCGGCTCGTGAGTTCGGCGACCTGAGTGAAAATGCAGAATACAGTTCTGCATGCCAAGAGCAAGAGCGGGTCGAGAGTCGCATAACCGAAATCGAGTACATCCTCCGAAACGCGCAGGTTATACAGCAGCCAAAGAATGGCAATAAAGTACAGCTCGGTTCGCGCGTCATCGTGCGAAACCAAGAAGTGAGTGAACAAAAATTCAAAATCGTTGGCACGGTCGAGGCCGATCCGCTAAATGGTCTGATTTCTGACGAATCACCACTGGGGCAGGCACTGCTTGGCAAAGCGATTGGCGAAAAGATCGAGGTAGCGTCTAGGGCTGGTATAACCATTTTTGTCATACTAGAGATTGGCTAA
- a CDS encoding lipid II flippase MurJ — protein sequence MNKWIRRANKKVGVSGAAALLIVVSLIGQILGFLRYKMVNANFPLVGPDSTDAYFAAVKIPDFFFFTIAAGALGVAFMPFLAEHLERGDRKGVWELSNSLMNLLTILMAVVGVVMFVFAEPLLKYIVAPGLPAEQLHKAVIIMRFISFNPMLFAISGVLTSTQQTFGRFFFYAIAPLFYNVAIIGSIILFRDNMGLVGLGLGALIGAILQLIVVVFGLAGAGYSWRPRIAWRSKDFKQILHQLPPRSIDQGVDSLNSIVETNLATRLGVGNISYYENAYIMHTTPILLIGTTISTAAFPRLTERLAQGRTDLFRKEFLQILRAMIWITMPTIVVCYFARGYFARLIFTNSAPEIAVVFGFFAVAILFRTIYAIVSRWFYAQKDTKSPLYVSLFAIALNIFLAYTLSKPDAYGISGLAMAQSIVAAAEVLLLGTVMLVRDRKLFDQKFMNGIVKILSVTGFSVLTAFIMISLFPLSLSDRGFVTLGVKLSIITGATFLVHLGISLLFGLEEAKPVVERAKRFMLRPIKIDY from the coding sequence ATGAACAAATGGATCCGACGTGCCAATAAAAAGGTCGGCGTCAGTGGTGCGGCGGCCTTATTAATAGTTGTGTCACTCATCGGTCAGATACTGGGCTTTCTGCGCTATAAGATGGTCAACGCCAACTTTCCGCTGGTAGGCCCCGACAGTACCGATGCTTACTTTGCGGCCGTTAAAATTCCAGATTTCTTTTTCTTTACCATTGCAGCCGGAGCGTTGGGCGTGGCCTTTATGCCGTTTTTGGCCGAGCACCTAGAGCGTGGTGATCGCAAGGGTGTGTGGGAACTCAGTAATAGCTTGATGAACCTGTTAACTATCCTTATGGCGGTGGTTGGCGTGGTTATGTTTGTGTTTGCCGAGCCGCTACTGAAGTACATTGTTGCGCCTGGCCTGCCAGCCGAACAGTTGCATAAGGCGGTTATTATCATGCGGTTTATTTCATTTAATCCCATGCTGTTTGCCATCTCTGGCGTACTGACCAGCACCCAGCAAACTTTTGGCCGGTTCTTTTTCTATGCCATAGCGCCACTGTTTTATAACGTGGCCATTATTGGCAGTATTATTCTTTTCCGCGACAACATGGGTTTGGTTGGTTTGGGTCTGGGTGCATTGATTGGTGCTATTTTGCAACTGATAGTGGTGGTATTTGGTCTGGCAGGTGCGGGCTATAGCTGGCGGCCCAGGATTGCCTGGCGAAGTAAAGACTTCAAGCAGATTTTGCACCAGTTGCCGCCGCGCTCGATTGACCAGGGTGTGGATTCGCTCAACTCTATTGTCGAAACCAACCTGGCTACTCGTCTGGGTGTGGGCAACATCAGCTACTACGAAAATGCCTATATCATGCACACCACGCCTATTTTGCTGATTGGCACCACCATCTCCACGGCAGCCTTTCCGCGCCTGACCGAGCGCCTGGCACAGGGCCGCACTGACCTATTCCGCAAAGAGTTCCTGCAGATCTTGCGGGCCATGATTTGGATTACCATGCCCACTATTGTGGTCTGTTACTTTGCCCGTGGGTATTTTGCCCGTCTGATTTTTACCAACAGTGCGCCAGAAATTGCAGTGGTGTTTGGGTTCTTTGCCGTGGCCATTTTGTTCCGTACTATCTATGCCATTGTCTCGCGCTGGTTTTACGCACAGAAAGATACCAAGTCCCCGCTGTACGTGTCTTTGTTTGCCATTGCCCTGAACATTTTCTTGGCCTACACCTTGTCCAAGCCAGACGCCTACGGCATTTCTGGTCTAGCCATGGCCCAGTCTATCGTGGCTGCTGCCGAGGTTCTGCTGCTGGGTACGGTCATGCTGGTGCGTGACCGTAAGTTGTTTGACCAAAAGTTTATGAATGGCATAGTCAAGATCCTGTCGGTGACTGGCTTTAGCGTGCTGACGGCTTTCATTATGATTTCGCTCTTCCCGCTGAGCTTGAGCGACAGGGGATTTGTCACGCTGGGTGTCAAGCTGAGTATTATCACGGGCGCAACCTTCCTGGTGCACCTAGGCATTTCCTTGCTGTTCGGGCTGGAAGAAGCCAAACCGGTTGTTGAACGCGCCAAGCGTTTTATGTTGCGGCCAATAAAGATCGACTACTAG
- the lepA gene encoding translation elongation factor 4 — protein sequence MDQSRIRNFCIIAHIDHGKSTLADRLLEMTGTVQLRDMKAQHLDRMDLEREKGITIKLAPVRMQYKDYELNLIDTPGHVDFSYEVSRSLEACEGAILVVDATQGIQAQTLANVYLAMDADLAIIPVLNKIDLPAADVERVSGEVVNLLGCKPEDILHISAKTGQGVDAVLERVVADVPAPKGSATEATRALIFDSYYDDYRGVILYVRVVDGAINKSDTLKMLATSAEGLALEVGALKPGMTSSKDLQAGEIGYIVTNLRSTREAKVGDTVTLAKSPATSGLPGYKDVKPFVYAGFFPDSNENYQLLKEAIEKLSLSDSALQFTPENSPVLGFGVRIGFLGLLHMDIIRERLEREYDLELVVTNPSTDYELSMLNGEEADIKSAVDLPDPASIREIREPWIKGEVVVPKDYVGAVIQLISSKRGLQKNLSYVDAQLAVVTFEAPLANLLTDFYDQLKSVTSGYGSFNYELADYRPEDLVKLDFYIAGDRVDALSIMVHRSEAQGLGRITVEKLKEVIPRQNFQVALQAAIGGKFIAREDISAYRKDVTSGLYGGDVSRKKKVLAKQKKGKARLKRFGKVDIPAEAFTIMLKRD from the coding sequence ATGGACCAGTCCCGCATACGAAACTTCTGCATAATAGCTCATATTGATCATGGCAAGTCGACATTGGCCGACCGCTTGCTAGAGATGACCGGCACCGTGCAGCTGCGTGATATGAAGGCCCAGCACCTGGACAGGATGGACCTAGAGCGCGAAAAGGGCATCACTATCAAACTGGCGCCCGTACGCATGCAGTACAAAGATTACGAACTCAATCTGATTGATACACCCGGACACGTGGATTTTAGCTACGAAGTGTCCCGCAGTCTCGAGGCGTGCGAGGGAGCTATCCTGGTGGTGGATGCCACGCAAGGCATTCAAGCACAGACACTTGCCAATGTGTATCTGGCTATGGATGCCGACCTGGCTATTATTCCGGTACTGAACAAGATCGATCTGCCGGCCGCCGATGTAGAGAGAGTTAGCGGCGAAGTGGTTAATCTGCTGGGCTGCAAGCCAGAAGATATCCTGCATATTTCTGCAAAGACGGGGCAGGGTGTAGACGCGGTACTAGAGCGTGTGGTCGCAGATGTTCCCGCGCCAAAAGGCTCGGCCACCGAAGCAACACGGGCACTGATTTTTGACAGTTATTACGACGATTATCGTGGAGTTATTCTGTATGTCCGGGTGGTAGACGGCGCCATTAACAAGAGCGACACGCTCAAAATGTTAGCGACCAGTGCCGAAGGCCTAGCCCTGGAGGTCGGTGCTCTCAAGCCTGGCATGACGTCGTCCAAAGATTTGCAAGCTGGCGAGATTGGCTATATTGTCACCAACCTGCGTAGTACCCGCGAGGCCAAAGTGGGCGATACCGTAACACTGGCAAAATCCCCGGCAACTTCTGGACTACCTGGCTATAAAGACGTCAAGCCATTTGTGTACGCTGGATTTTTTCCTGACAGCAATGAGAATTATCAGCTGCTAAAAGAAGCTATTGAAAAGCTATCACTCAGCGACTCGGCTCTGCAGTTTACGCCAGAAAACTCGCCGGTGTTGGGCTTTGGTGTGCGTATTGGCTTCTTGGGTTTGCTGCACATGGATATTATTCGTGAACGGCTGGAGCGTGAATACGACCTAGAGCTGGTGGTCACCAATCCTTCTACGGACTATGAACTGTCTATGCTCAACGGCGAAGAGGCAGACATCAAGTCGGCGGTTGATCTGCCAGACCCAGCTAGTATTCGCGAGATTCGCGAGCCGTGGATCAAAGGCGAAGTGGTGGTGCCAAAAGATTACGTGGGCGCGGTCATCCAGCTTATTTCTTCTAAGCGTGGGCTGCAAAAAAACCTCAGTTATGTCGACGCCCAGTTGGCGGTGGTAACTTTCGAGGCGCCACTGGCAAACTTGCTGACTGATTTTTACGACCAGCTCAAAAGCGTGACGTCCGGGTACGGCTCTTTTAACTACGAGCTGGCAGACTACCGGCCAGAAGATTTGGTAAAGCTAGACTTTTATATTGCGGGCGACCGAGTAGATGCTTTGAGTATTATGGTCCATCGCAGTGAAGCGCAGGGGTTGGGACGTATCACCGTGGAAAAGCTCAAAGAAGTGATTCCACGCCAGAATTTCCAGGTGGCTTTGCAGGCGGCCATTGGCGGCAAATTCATTGCACGGGAAGACATCAGTGCGTACCGCAAAGACGTCACGAGTGGCTTGTATGGTGGTGACGTATCGCGCAAAAAGAAAGTGCTGGCCAAGCAAAAGAAGGGCAAGGCTCGCCTGAAGCGTTTTGGCAAAGTAGACATCCCAGCCGAAGCCTTTACTATCATGCTCAAGAGGGACTAA
- a CDS encoding alpha/beta hydrolase family protein, whose translation MKSLLFTARPETAVKIPIPGTSLHINAILRDNWSQPVAILLHGLPASSNSHLPFFTAKLLPEHGFATLRVNLYNEEPDTRDMIDCLLQTHADDLDTIVRFVRAQGAPQVMAAGHSYGGLTILRSTEKLDGAVLWDPSHFECSKEFDEKRQQTRHAILQKEGATVYLAGMGRVEPLAMVNERLKYEDLPEEELARKDYRLLFIAAGKGDLKPYVQKYYEAANQPKQHVVIQNATHALNDSDEILFELLEETATWLQACRAEKPKSQSPLTDQ comes from the coding sequence ATGAAGTCGTTGCTGTTCACGGCCCGGCCAGAAACGGCCGTAAAAATTCCGATTCCAGGTACAAGCCTGCACATCAATGCCATCTTGCGCGATAACTGGTCACAACCTGTGGCGATCTTGCTGCATGGCCTACCAGCTAGCTCCAACAGCCATTTGCCGTTCTTTACTGCCAAGCTGCTGCCAGAACACGGCTTTGCCACCCTGCGAGTAAACCTGTACAACGAAGAGCCCGACACGCGTGACATGATAGATTGTCTACTACAAACTCACGCTGACGACCTTGATACGATTGTGCGTTTTGTCCGGGCACAAGGTGCCCCGCAAGTCATGGCAGCAGGCCACAGTTACGGCGGCCTGACCATTCTCAGGAGCACCGAAAAACTTGATGGCGCCGTGCTATGGGACCCCAGCCATTTTGAGTGCTCCAAAGAGTTTGACGAAAAAAGACAGCAGACCAGACATGCCATCTTACAAAAAGAAGGCGCCACCGTGTACCTGGCCGGCATGGGTCGAGTCGAGCCCTTGGCCATGGTAAACGAAAGGCTCAAGTATGAAGACCTGCCAGAAGAAGAATTAGCCAGAAAGGATTACCGACTGCTGTTTATTGCAGCCGGCAAAGGCGACCTGAAACCCTACGTGCAAAAATATTATGAAGCTGCCAACCAGCCCAAGCAGCACGTCGTTATACAAAACGCCACGCACGCACTCAATGACTCTGACGAGATTCTGTTCGAACTACTGGAAGAAACAGCCACGTGGCTACAGGCGTGCCGCGCGGAGAAGCCTAAAAGTCAAAGTCCTCTGACAGATCAATAA
- a CDS encoding NUDIX domain-containing protein: protein MPHVNELYDFIVTAFVVYEDTVMLVNHPRYGRWVPMGGHVELDEDPDQALQREIAEETGLEVEILSERAPIKTADGHMLYTPNCVDVHEANAPHKHISLNYYVRATHNSHVKSDEHTDIRWFTEEELEDPAYDLLPRIKFCCREALKKAKQS, encoded by the coding sequence ATGCCACATGTTAATGAACTGTATGATTTTATCGTAACGGCTTTTGTTGTATATGAAGACACTGTCATGCTTGTCAATCACCCGCGATACGGCAGGTGGGTCCCCATGGGCGGTCACGTAGAGCTAGATGAAGACCCAGACCAAGCCCTGCAGCGTGAAATAGCCGAGGAGACGGGCCTAGAGGTAGAAATACTAAGCGAACGAGCACCTATAAAAACCGCCGATGGTCATATGCTCTATACTCCCAATTGCGTGGATGTACACGAGGCAAACGCTCCTCATAAACACATTAGCCTCAACTACTATGTTCGCGCCACACACAATAGTCACGTTAAGTCAGACGAGCACACTGACATACGATGGTTTACCGAGGAAGAGTTAGAAGATCCCGCCTACGACCTGTTGCCCAGAATAAAATTTTGCTGTCGTGAGGCCCTCAAAAAAGCAAAGCAGTCATGA
- a CDS encoding transcriptional regulator yields the protein MTDRQRQILCAIVEQYAEVASPVGSSLLAKVFSVSSATIRTEMAELERLGLIAQPHTSAGRIPTDKGYRFYVNHLSEAPSRSTSEERRGERALTARVHGGGVPERTIRNAVDTLVELTGNLGMATIGNQLYMSGLSNLFGQPEFMQGAQVQQVASLLDNLEPWLREAAPNEPLNVYIGRENPIGRNAGCTLIISRFRSSYSDRSYIGILGPTRQGYRDVMSLVSHAGQALEKALHE from the coding sequence ATGACAGATCGTCAGCGACAGATTCTGTGCGCAATTGTCGAGCAATACGCAGAGGTAGCCAGTCCTGTTGGTTCGAGCTTGCTTGCCAAAGTATTTAGTGTGTCCTCTGCAACTATTCGTACTGAAATGGCTGAGCTAGAACGTTTGGGTCTTATCGCGCAGCCGCACACCAGTGCTGGCCGCATTCCTACCGACAAGGGCTATCGGTTCTATGTGAACCACCTGAGCGAAGCACCTTCCAGGTCCACCAGCGAAGAGCGCCGGGGCGAACGGGCGTTGACCGCCCGGGTGCATGGCGGCGGCGTGCCCGAGCGGACTATCCGTAATGCTGTAGACACCTTGGTGGAGCTAACCGGCAACCTCGGCATGGCAACTATTGGCAATCAGCTGTATATGAGTGGATTGTCTAACTTGTTTGGTCAGCCCGAGTTTATGCAAGGAGCCCAGGTACAACAGGTGGCCAGCCTGTTAGACAATCTGGAGCCATGGCTGCGCGAAGCCGCGCCCAACGAACCGCTCAACGTCTACATTGGCCGCGAGAACCCTATTGGCCGCAATGCCGGCTGCACCCTCATCATTAGCCGGTTTCGGAGTTCGTACAGTGACCGCAGTTACATTGGTATCCTGGGCCCCACTCGACAGGGTTACAGAGACGTGATGAGTTTGGTGAGTCATGCTGGCCAGGCATTAGAGAAGGCGCTGCATGAGTAA
- a CDS encoding nucleotide exchange factor GrpE translates to MSTKKPTNKELEQQIIELTGALQRERADVINVRRRHDEQIGALKDMVKANVVRDLLPVVDNFERALKHVPKDLEANDYIKGVQAVVSQFEKTLADIGVQRIKTVGEVFDPRFHEAVSMEEGDGAVEVVSEELQAGYILGEEVIRHAMVRVKMQAG, encoded by the coding sequence ATGTCTACAAAAAAACCTACCAACAAAGAATTAGAGCAACAAATTATCGAACTCACCGGCGCTTTGCAGCGTGAACGTGCTGACGTCATAAACGTCCGCCGCCGGCATGACGAGCAAATTGGTGCGCTCAAAGACATGGTCAAGGCCAACGTGGTCCGTGACCTCTTGCCTGTTGTTGATAATTTCGAACGTGCCCTCAAGCATGTGCCCAAAGACTTAGAGGCCAACGACTACATCAAGGGTGTCCAGGCAGTTGTCAGCCAATTTGAAAAAACGCTCGCAGATATCGGTGTGCAGCGTATCAAGACAGTGGGTGAGGTCTTTGACCCCCGCTTTCACGAGGCCGTCAGCATGGAAGAGGGCGATGGTGCAGTAGAAGTAGTCAGCGAAGAGCTGCAGGCTGGCTATATACTGGGCGAAGAAGTCATCAGGCACGCTATGGTCCGTGTAAAAATGCAGGCCGGTTAG
- the dnaK gene encoding molecular chaperone DnaK encodes MGKIIGIDLGTTNSAMAVMQAGKAEIIANSEGNRTTPSVVAVNKNGERLVGQVARRQQVTNSANTIYEVKRLIGRNWSDKEVQRDIKLMGYEMVKAGNGVKVKMGDKEYSPEEVSAMILGKLKADAESFLGSPVTEAVITVPAYFDDSQRQATKDAGKIAGLEVKRIINEPTAAALAYGLDKKKADEKIAVYDLGGGTFDVSILELGDGVFEVKATNGDTHLGGADFDRVLVNYFADEFKKEHGLSISDDKAAMQRLRDEAEKAKIELSSTNEVNVNLPFLTADADGPKHFEHKLTRAKLESLVGDLVDNTAAPCEKALKDAGLKASDIDAVVLVGGMTRMPAVQEKVQKIFGKEPMKGVNPDEVVAIGAAIQGGVLQGDVKDVLLLDVTPLSLGIETLGGVATKLIERNTTIPTSKSETFSTAADNQPQVEIHVVQGEREMVSDNKSLGRFVLDGIPSAPRGVPQIEVTFNIDANGILNVTAKDKGSGKEQSITIQNSGNLDKTEVEKMAKEAEANAEEDKKKREAIDARNQLDSAVYQAEKMKSDNKDKIAEEDVKTLDEAIEAAKKVVTDEKADKDALEAAAKELTDKMMPIGAKMYEQKDKGADAESSDEKPKDADKKADKEDDAVEGEVVDDEEKKD; translated from the coding sequence ATGGGAAAAATTATCGGAATTGACCTTGGTACTACCAACAGCGCCATGGCCGTTATGCAGGCTGGCAAGGCAGAGATCATTGCCAACAGCGAAGGCAACCGCACCACACCATCTGTTGTGGCGGTAAATAAGAATGGCGAACGTCTAGTGGGTCAGGTGGCTCGCCGGCAGCAGGTGACTAACTCTGCTAACACGATTTATGAAGTCAAACGCCTGATTGGCCGCAATTGGTCAGACAAAGAAGTCCAGCGTGATATCAAGCTGATGGGCTACGAAATGGTCAAGGCTGGCAACGGCGTCAAAGTAAAGATGGGCGACAAAGAATACAGCCCCGAAGAGGTTAGCGCTATGATCTTGGGCAAGCTGAAGGCCGATGCCGAAAGCTTCCTGGGCAGTCCCGTAACAGAGGCTGTCATTACGGTACCTGCGTACTTTGATGACTCTCAGCGTCAAGCTACTAAAGACGCCGGTAAGATTGCCGGACTAGAGGTCAAGCGCATTATTAACGAACCGACCGCCGCAGCCCTGGCATATGGCTTGGACAAGAAAAAGGCCGACGAAAAGATTGCCGTCTATGACCTTGGTGGCGGTACCTTTGACGTGTCTATCCTAGAACTTGGCGACGGTGTGTTTGAAGTAAAGGCTACCAACGGTGATACCCACCTGGGTGGTGCTGACTTTGACCGCGTGTTGGTCAACTACTTTGCCGACGAGTTCAAGAAAGAACACGGCCTGAGCATCAGCGACGACAAGGCTGCCATGCAGCGTTTGCGCGACGAAGCAGAGAAGGCCAAGATCGAGCTATCCTCTACCAACGAAGTAAACGTCAATCTACCCTTCCTGACCGCTGACGCCGACGGCCCCAAGCACTTCGAGCACAAGCTAACCCGTGCCAAGCTAGAAAGCCTGGTGGGTGACCTAGTAGACAATACTGCTGCTCCCTGCGAAAAAGCCCTGAAAGATGCTGGTCTGAAGGCTAGCGATATCGACGCTGTCGTTTTGGTTGGTGGTATGACCCGCATGCCAGCCGTACAGGAGAAGGTACAGAAAATCTTCGGCAAAGAACCTATGAAAGGTGTGAACCCTGACGAAGTAGTGGCTATTGGCGCCGCAATCCAGGGCGGAGTGCTGCAGGGTGATGTCAAAGACGTGTTGTTGCTGGACGTAACTCCACTGTCACTGGGCATCGAGACTCTGGGTGGCGTGGCGACCAAGCTGATCGAACGCAACACGACTATTCCAACCAGCAAGAGCGAAACATTCAGTACTGCTGCCGACAACCAGCCGCAGGTAGAGATCCACGTGGTTCAGGGCGAGCGCGAAATGGTGAGTGACAACAAGTCGCTTGGCCGTTTTGTACTAGACGGTATTCCATCTGCCCCCCGCGGTGTGCCACAAATTGAGGTGACCTTTAACATCGACGCCAACGGTATTCTGAACGTCACAGCCAAGGATAAAGGTTCTGGCAAAGAGCAGTCTATTACCATCCAGAACAGCGGTAACTTGGACAAGACCGAGGTAGAGAAGATGGCCAAAGAGGCCGAGGCCAACGCCGAAGAAGACAAGAAAAAGCGCGAAGCTATAGACGCTCGCAACCAGCTGGATAGCGCCGTCTACCAGGCAGAAAAGATGAAGTCTGATAATAAAGACAAGATTGCCGAAGAAGATGTAAAAACCCTGGACGAAGCTATCGAGGCCGCCAAGAAGGTAGTCACAGACGAAAAGGCTGACAAAGATGCCCTAGAGGCAGCCGCCAAAGAACTGACTGACAAGATGATGCCAATCGGTGCCAAGATGTACGAACAAAAAGACAAAGGTGCTGATGCCGAATCATCAGACGAGAAGCCGAAAGATGCCGATAAAAAGGCTGACAAAGAAGACGACGCCGTAGAGGGCGAAGTAGTAGACGACGAGGAAAAGAAAGACTAG
- a CDS encoding J domain-containing protein: protein MNNDHYTILGVDRNATVTEIKKAFRKKALQLHPDQGGDEQAFRELKAAFEYLITHPLVEDAEIGYNPGGYDPFTDANYDKHTFFAPEHDHIAEFERTVRAQGCPYCHGIGTISKLVDPSQGFMGRQERFCRCQIVQWAPA, encoded by the coding sequence ATGAATAACGATCATTATACGATTTTAGGCGTAGACAGAAATGCCACCGTCACCGAAATCAAGAAAGCTTTTCGCAAAAAAGCCCTGCAGCTGCACCCAGACCAAGGGGGTGACGAACAGGCTTTTCGTGAGCTCAAGGCGGCGTTTGAATACCTGATTACCCACCCACTGGTAGAGGACGCAGAGATTGGCTACAACCCTGGGGGCTATGATCCATTTACAGATGCCAACTACGACAAGCACACCTTTTTTGCGCCCGAGCACGACCACATTGCCGAGTTCGAGCGGACGGTGCGTGCCCAGGGCTGCCCATATTGCCACGGCATAGGCACTATTAGTAAACTAGTAGACCCCAGCCAAGGGTTTATGGGCCGCCAAGAGCGCTTTTGTCGGTGCCAGATAGTACAATGGGCACCAGCATGA
- the cutA gene encoding divalent-cation tolerance protein CutA — MTKRDYCYLYLTCEDAAQASRIAKSLLGRRLVVCAKQVPVQAAYWWESKITHANEVLLVMESALDLFDRVEAAVAKLHSYDTFVLEAVPIAAVSTKAKAWMEENLDG; from the coding sequence ATGACAAAAAGAGATTACTGCTACCTGTACCTGACCTGCGAAGACGCTGCCCAGGCCTCGCGCATTGCCAAGTCCTTGCTAGGCCGGCGGCTGGTAGTGTGCGCCAAGCAAGTCCCCGTGCAGGCAGCTTATTGGTGGGAGTCCAAGATCACTCACGCTAACGAAGTTTTACTGGTCATGGAAAGTGCGTTAGATTTATTTGATCGGGTAGAAGCAGCAGTTGCCAAGCTGCACAGCTATGACACATTTGTTTTAGAGGCGGTACCCATTGCAGCAGTATCGACAAAAGCTAAGGCATGGATGGAAGAGAATTTAGATGGCTAA
- a CDS encoding NYN domain-containing protein, with protein sequence MRVLVDGENLRHQLAHILKQHQKINDKHAYFRFDLVGFLRESLHVALVDVTYYTTRIKQPTQKVPIKLQKRITSISEANRRWVADLTNQKITVVKAGYLRVRESGACVHCSKKTLVLQEKGVDVRVATDLVIASHDKPQKTVALASSDSDLVPAMQAAHRDGLPVIYFCYAGWLNRSVSSQAQKTITFDDAMVLKYFKGNNNG encoded by the coding sequence ATGAGAGTTTTAGTAGATGGTGAAAATTTGCGACATCAGCTTGCGCACATTCTGAAGCAACACCAGAAAATCAACGACAAACACGCTTATTTTCGCTTTGATCTGGTCGGATTCTTACGGGAGTCGTTGCATGTTGCGTTGGTTGATGTTACCTATTACACTACTCGCATAAAACAGCCCACTCAAAAAGTACCCATAAAACTCCAGAAACGAATCACTTCAATTTCTGAAGCGAATCGACGCTGGGTAGCAGACCTGACAAACCAAAAAATAACAGTTGTAAAAGCGGGGTATCTGCGTGTTCGAGAATCAGGTGCCTGTGTTCACTGCAGCAAGAAAACGCTTGTACTACAAGAGAAGGGGGTCGACGTTCGCGTGGCCACAGATTTGGTGATTGCTTCTCACGATAAGCCGCAGAAGACCGTTGCACTGGCTTCTTCGGATAGTGACTTGGTGCCTGCAATGCAGGCTGCTCACCGGGATGGCCTGCCCGTTATCTATTTTTGCTATGCAGGGTGGTTGAATCGTTCGGTTTCTTCGCAGGCCCAAAAGACAATTACGTTTGACGATGCTATGGTTCTCAAATACTTCAAAGGAAACAACAATGGCTAA